A window of the Labrus mixtus chromosome 8, fLabMix1.1, whole genome shotgun sequence genome harbors these coding sequences:
- the zte38 gene encoding zebrafish testis-expressed 38: protein MASGKMCMKKSKEGTAEWTGLFLNDLKTENESLVFVKRMMAVAVSSITYLRGIFPEDAYRSRYLEDLCIKVLREDRNTPGASKVVKWIMGSFDALEKQYLQIVFIGVYTNPDEPNCIVESYQFKFKYTKKGPEMDILRNNDVEVQVTLEDTKRASVLLIRKLFLLMQNLEALPNNIYLTMKLYYYDDITPADYQPPGFKEGECDSLWFEGMAMHFKVGEVQTAFHTLRVRVSAEKGRLEKLQEGNHLREIKRTPLTNPPERETIKDPCQKKYEEKDLPSEDESAQFKKPKRPLAKRKKASKNLSRKKRRN from the exons ATGGCATCTGGGAAGATGTGCATGAAGAAGAGCAAGGAGGGAACTGCTGAG TGGACAGGGTTGTTTCTGAATGACTTGAAAACCGAAAACGAGTCCCTTGTGTTCGTGAAGAGGATGATGGCTGTGGCCGTGTCCTCCATCACCTACCTCAGGGGGATTTTCCCTGAAGATGCCTACAGATCCAGATACCTGGAAG ATTTGTGTATCAAAGTTCTGCGTGAAGACCGAAACACTCCTGGTGCCAGCAAAGTTGTGAAATG GATCATGGGATCCTTTGATGCATTGGAGAAGCAGTAT CTTCAGATTGTATTCATTGGG GTGTACACCAATCCAGATGAACCAAAT tGCATTGTTGAGTCATACcagttcaaattcaaatacACCAAAAAGGGGCCAGAGATGGACATACTCAG GAACAACGATGTGGAGGTGCAGGTGACTCTGGAGGACACCAAGAGAGCCTCAGTGCTGCTCATCAGGAAGCTCTTCCTGCTCATGCAGAACCTTGAGGCTCTCCCCAACAACATCTACCTCACCATGAAGCTCTACTACTATGACGACA TCACCCCAGCAGATTACCAGCCACCGGGCTTCAAAGAGGGTGAATGCGACAGCCTGTGGTTTGAAGGCATGGCCATGCACTTCAAGGTGGGTGAGGTGCAAACGGCCTTCCACACCTTGAGAGTCCGAGTGTCAGCGGAAAAAGGCCGACTGGAGAAGCTGCAAGAGGGGAACCACCTGAGGGAGATCAAGCGGACTCCTCTCACAAATCCTCCAGAGAGGGAAACCATCAAG GATCCTTGTCAGAAAAAGTATGAGGAAAAGGACCTGCCTTCTGAAGACG AGTCTGCACAGTTCAAGAAACCTAAAAGACCTCTGGCAAAG agaaaaaaagcatcaaagaaTCTGtcaaggaagaagaggaggaattaG